In one Nitrososphaera viennensis EN76 genomic region, the following are encoded:
- a CDS encoding 50S ribosomal protein L22 yields MPQFSYSFQNFDKARHVRAAVREKSISHKHSREIAVAIKGMSIEKAREFLENVVAKKVAVPYRRYHNEVAHRTNIRDGFAAGRFPQKAANEFLRLLDNLESNAEYKGMDLDRLRIVSAVVHKGTKLKRFTPRAMGRSSPKVDTLVHVELVAQEVSSE; encoded by the coding sequence ATGCCACAATTCTCTTATTCTTTCCAAAACTTTGACAAGGCCCGCCACGTGCGTGCCGCGGTCCGCGAAAAGAGCATTTCTCACAAGCACTCGCGCGAGATCGCAGTCGCCATCAAGGGCATGTCCATCGAAAAGGCCCGCGAGTTCCTCGAAAACGTCGTGGCCAAAAAGGTTGCCGTGCCATACCGCAGGTACCACAACGAAGTCGCGCACAGGACAAACATCCGCGACGGCTTTGCAGCAGGCAGGTTCCCGCAAAAGGCGGCAAACGAGTTCCTCAGGCTTCTTGACAACCTTGAGTCAAACGCAGAGTACAAGGGCATGGACCTTGACCGCCTCCGCATAGTGAGCGCAGTCGTCCACAAGGGGACAAAGCTAAAGCGCTTCACCCCAAGGGCGATGGGCAGGTCAAGCCCCAAGGTCGACACGCTCGTGCATGTCGAGCTTGTAGCACAGGAGGTCTCATCAGAATGA
- a CDS encoding peroxiredoxin family protein, translating to MAVKVGAKAPNLHVSTWVQGKPTNIDQEKGNVVVVEVFQVNCPGCFMYGIPEAIELYNKYRESGLTVLGMATAFEDYDKNTLENLQKLLMTGEVIGETQKALSMYGQLKGGKLPYKIPFPVGMDMLKKENGQITESKIMDVIEANVPDYRSYSEKDKRVMIERVKMYLQGKEYSAKTFEEYAMRGTPTSLVIDKKGNLRHNLFGATGYLETIVEELLKE from the coding sequence ATGGCAGTAAAAGTAGGCGCAAAGGCTCCGAACCTGCACGTTTCCACATGGGTGCAGGGCAAGCCCACAAACATCGACCAGGAAAAGGGCAACGTTGTAGTTGTCGAGGTATTTCAGGTAAACTGCCCCGGCTGTTTTATGTACGGCATCCCGGAGGCAATAGAGCTTTACAACAAGTACAGAGAAAGCGGCTTGACAGTGCTTGGCATGGCTACCGCGTTTGAGGACTATGACAAGAACACGCTTGAAAACCTGCAGAAATTGTTGATGACTGGCGAAGTCATTGGCGAGACGCAAAAAGCGTTGTCGATGTACGGCCAGCTGAAAGGCGGCAAGCTGCCGTACAAGATACCGTTTCCGGTGGGCATGGACATGCTGAAAAAGGAAAACGGACAGATAACCGAGAGCAAGATAATGGACGTGATTGAGGCAAACGTGCCGGACTATCGCTCGTACAGCGAGAAGGACAAGAGGGTGATGATCGAGCGAGTAAAGATGTACCTGCAGGGCAAGGAATATTCTGCCAAGACGTTTGAGGAATATGCCATGCGCGGCACCCCGACTTCGCTTGTAATCGACAAAAAGGGCAACCTGCGCCACAACCTCTTTGGCGCGACAGGATACCTTGAAACCATAGTCGAAGAGCTCCTAAAAGAATAA
- the rplD gene encoding 50S ribosomal protein L4, protein MTKATITGIDGKDAGSIELPIVFDTPYRPEVIHKVYVNLASHAYQRQGRYPGAGENVSAESRNTGLGIARLARARGEGFPRAGQAAGVAGVRHGRVAHPPESWKHIYKKINHKEKQLGLCSAIAATARRDLVEGRGHKLAKDVKLPIVVSNDIESVAKAKDLIKTLSALGLADDLARAGSTHKVRSGTARRRGRSARVGTSALVVVGNDAKALAIKSIPGVEVKTAREISVLDLAPGSKPIRLAVFSQNAIEQLKDVKAPMHKVMEMVR, encoded by the coding sequence ATGACAAAGGCAACAATAACAGGCATTGACGGCAAGGACGCAGGAAGCATCGAGCTTCCAATTGTTTTCGACACGCCGTACAGGCCGGAGGTAATCCACAAGGTGTACGTCAACCTCGCTTCGCACGCATACCAGAGGCAGGGTCGCTATCCCGGCGCAGGCGAGAACGTCTCTGCAGAATCCCGGAACACTGGCCTTGGCATTGCGCGTCTTGCAAGGGCGCGGGGCGAAGGGTTCCCAAGGGCAGGCCAGGCAGCAGGCGTGGCAGGCGTAAGGCACGGCAGAGTTGCGCACCCGCCAGAGTCATGGAAGCACATTTACAAGAAAATCAACCACAAGGAAAAGCAGCTTGGCCTCTGCTCCGCAATAGCGGCGACTGCAAGGCGCGACCTCGTAGAGGGCCGCGGACACAAGCTCGCAAAAGATGTCAAACTGCCGATAGTCGTTTCAAACGACATTGAATCCGTCGCAAAGGCAAAAGACCTGATAAAGACGCTTTCAGCGCTTGGCCTCGCAGACGATCTCGCACGCGCAGGCTCGACTCACAAGGTCCGCTCCGGCACCGCAAGGCGCAGGGGCAGGTCCGCAAGGGTCGGCACAAGCGCGCTCGTGGTCGTTGGAAACGACGCCAAGGCTCTTGCAATAAAGTCAATACCGGGTGTCGAGGTCAAGACCGCAAGAGAAATCAGCGTCCTGGATCTGGCTCCGGGCTCAAAGCCGATCAGGCTGGCAGTGTTTTCGCAGAACGCAATTGAGCAGCTCAAAGACGTCAAGGCTCCGATGCACAAGGTAATGGAGATGGTCAGATAA
- the rpmC gene encoding 50S ribosomal protein L29 yields the protein MARLKLKTLREMNDTDLSQKLAEMKADLAKVRSEQTKGTLKKHSGEIRYMRRDIARVLTILNERKAKAQ from the coding sequence ATGGCCAGGCTTAAGCTAAAGACCCTTCGCGAAATGAACGACACGGACCTTTCGCAAAAGCTTGCAGAGATGAAGGCAGACCTTGCAAAGGTCAGGTCGGAGCAGACAAAAGGCACGCTGAAAAAACACTCGGGCGAGATAAGGTACATGAGGCGCGACATTGCGCGCGTACTCACGATACTCAACGAAAGGAAGGCCAAGGCGCAGTAG
- a CDS encoding 50S ribosomal protein L3 has product MGHRKYSAPRRGSVAFRPRARARSLEARVRTWPEMAGEKSSLLGFAGFKAGGIHVLTIDDREKTPNFGKQLLNAATVIATPPMKIIGIRAYKADLYGQHAIFDVYAKDLPKEMSRKIDIKQADDAMAKAEAKVAQASSVMAIVAVSPSAVGISQKKPFVFELAVSGKDAKAQFEYVKSILGKEMKASDIFQAGQNVDVFGITRGKGVEGPITRFGVKRKQHKSRKSVRAVGTLGPISPAVVMYTVARQGQRGFHQRTEYNKRILIMSNTEKDGQSSINPKGGFKHFGLVKGDYIVVRGSVPGVPKRLIKMRHPIRNLPKKVQEPKVLEVVVQ; this is encoded by the coding sequence ATGGGTCATCGTAAGTATAGCGCCCCAAGAAGGGGTAGTGTAGCCTTCCGCCCAAGGGCCAGGGCAAGAAGCCTCGAAGCGAGGGTCCGCACTTGGCCGGAAATGGCTGGAGAGAAGAGCTCCCTATTGGGATTTGCAGGTTTCAAGGCTGGTGGTATACACGTTCTAACCATCGACGACAGGGAAAAGACTCCGAACTTTGGCAAGCAGCTGCTAAACGCTGCCACAGTCATTGCGACTCCGCCGATGAAGATAATCGGCATTCGCGCCTACAAGGCAGACTTGTACGGGCAGCATGCAATCTTTGACGTCTATGCAAAGGACCTGCCAAAAGAAATGTCGCGCAAAATCGACATCAAGCAGGCCGACGACGCTATGGCAAAGGCCGAGGCCAAGGTCGCGCAGGCAAGCTCCGTCATGGCGATAGTTGCAGTTTCTCCAAGCGCGGTCGGCATTTCTCAGAAAAAGCCGTTTGTCTTTGAGCTGGCAGTTTCAGGCAAGGACGCAAAAGCGCAGTTTGAATACGTCAAGAGCATCCTTGGCAAGGAGATGAAGGCAAGTGACATTTTCCAGGCGGGCCAGAATGTCGACGTCTTTGGCATAACGCGCGGCAAGGGTGTCGAGGGTCCAATCACCAGGTTTGGCGTCAAGCGCAAGCAGCACAAGTCGAGAAAGAGCGTGCGCGCAGTAGGTACGCTGGGCCCGATATCTCCGGCTGTTGTCATGTACACGGTCGCAAGGCAGGGCCAGCGTGGCTTCCACCAGAGGACCGAGTACAACAAGCGCATTTTGATAATGTCAAACACTGAAAAGGACGGCCAGAGCTCCATCAACCCCAAGGGCGGCTTCAAGCACTTTGGGCTGGTCAAGGGCGATTACATCGTAGTCCGGGGCTCGGTGCCTGGCGTTCCAAAGCGCCTGATAAAGATGAGGCACCCCATACGCAACCTTCCAAAGAAGGTGCAGGAGCCAAAAGTTCTGGAGGTAGTTGTTCAATAA
- the rplW gene encoding 50S ribosomal protein L23 has product MSKAENNNSTKPAAAAAAPASTMTAEEATVIILAPYVTEKTFNQIEKENKLSFMVAEHASKHQIIEAMRILYETEASEVNTARTIQGKKAFIKFKEPEGARNLATKLGLV; this is encoded by the coding sequence ATGAGCAAGGCAGAAAACAACAACAGCACCAAGCCAGCAGCAGCGGCTGCTGCGCCGGCAAGCACAATGACGGCAGAAGAAGCCACAGTCATAATACTGGCACCGTACGTCACAGAAAAGACGTTCAACCAGATAGAGAAGGAGAACAAGCTCTCGTTCATGGTTGCAGAGCACGCGTCAAAGCACCAGATAATTGAAGCGATGCGCATACTCTACGAGACAGAGGCATCAGAAGTCAACACGGCGCGCACAATACAGGGCAAGAAGGCGTTTATCAAGTTCAAGGAGCCGGAAGGCGCAAGGAACCTTGCGACAAAGCTGGGACTGGTGTAA
- a CDS encoding putative RNA uridine N3 methyltransferase: MQDLWVAIPDSSLSDEQTKRDKSVKIAQFARACSIFRVKRIYIYHDPLSQFEKEDPVLLRTVLRYLDTPQYLRKILYPKMSQLEFAGILHPIKAPHHKPAQDIKTVRAGDVRTGVIVKIKGALFVEAGLGALVPFDGQGFEGKKVNVKFTQPHPNLRAVEATEEDIFEYWGYEVKEVPSVVKLLSSMEKTVAIVTSRKGSYFKNVEAKLGERIKASENVLVVFGAPRHGVHEILAKEGSNARAEFVVNMFPNQATETVRLEEAILGTLAILNSSILSKN; encoded by the coding sequence ATGCAAGACCTCTGGGTGGCGATACCCGACTCTTCGCTGTCAGACGAGCAGACCAAGCGCGACAAGAGCGTCAAGATAGCCCAGTTTGCGCGCGCCTGCTCTATCTTTCGCGTAAAGCGCATCTATATCTACCACGACCCGCTGTCACAGTTTGAGAAAGAGGACCCTGTTCTTCTGCGCACGGTGCTGCGCTACCTTGACACGCCGCAATATCTGCGCAAGATCCTGTACCCAAAGATGAGCCAGCTGGAATTTGCAGGTATACTGCACCCGATAAAGGCTCCGCACCACAAGCCCGCGCAGGACATCAAGACGGTCAGGGCCGGCGACGTGCGCACTGGCGTAATCGTAAAGATAAAGGGCGCGCTGTTTGTGGAGGCGGGCCTTGGCGCGCTCGTGCCGTTTGACGGGCAGGGCTTTGAGGGCAAGAAGGTAAACGTCAAGTTCACGCAGCCGCACCCGAACCTGCGCGCAGTGGAGGCCACAGAAGAGGACATCTTTGAGTACTGGGGCTACGAGGTCAAGGAGGTGCCGTCGGTGGTAAAGCTGCTGAGCAGCATGGAAAAGACCGTTGCCATTGTCACGTCGAGAAAAGGCAGCTACTTCAAGAACGTCGAGGCCAAGCTTGGCGAGCGCATCAAGGCAAGCGAAAACGTGCTTGTCGTGTTTGGCGCGCCGAGGCACGGCGTGCATGAAATCCTTGCAAAAGAAGGCTCCAATGCGCGTGCCGAGTTTGTCGTGAACATGTTTCCAAACCAGGCCACGGAAACGGTGCGACTTGAGGAGGCGATCCTTGGCACGCTTGCGATCCTGAACAGCTCTATTTTGTCCAAGAACTAG
- a CDS encoding 30S ribosomal protein S19, which produces MVREFKFKGYTPEQLQSLSIENLLPLLNARQRRSLDKRVGTYMNDEKRKLREKIKLARDGKLKGAIRTHIRDMIILPDMIGLTINVHNGKEFAAVAIRPEMVGHYLGEYAITNKRVQHGAPGVGASRSSLYVPLK; this is translated from the coding sequence TTGGTACGCGAATTCAAGTTCAAGGGCTATACGCCCGAGCAGTTACAGTCACTGTCTATAGAGAACCTTTTGCCGCTTCTCAACGCACGGCAGCGCAGGTCGCTTGACAAGCGCGTCGGCACGTACATGAACGACGAAAAGAGGAAACTCCGTGAAAAGATAAAGCTGGCACGCGACGGCAAGCTAAAGGGCGCAATAAGGACGCACATCCGCGACATGATAATCCTGCCGGACATGATCGGCCTCACGATAAACGTCCACAACGGCAAAGAGTTTGCGGCAGTCGCAATCAGGCCGGAAATGGTCGGACACTACCTCGGCGAATACGCGATAACGAACAAGAGAGTCCAGCATGGCGCACCAGGTGTCGGCGCTTCGAGGTCCAGCCTCTACGTCCCGCTGAAGTGA
- a CDS encoding 30S ribosomal protein S3, with translation MSAVKNVMKNTYRNMEIDEFLRSELKDAGYGGVEIQKTPVGARITVFVTRPGLVIGRKGTGIKDLMAKIEQKFGFPNPQISVLEVTNPELNPNIMCNRIAQLIERGTAFRRASMWALNTIMSQGALGVEVTISGKLRTERAHFEKHTVGVVPKSGDVAGKIVQTGVSSVLTKMGLMGIQLRIASKAELPQEFQMVEGGAQAAQQPAQEPAAERGAEGEAVAAQTGAETNGQA, from the coding sequence ATGAGCGCAGTAAAGAACGTAATGAAGAACACGTACCGCAACATGGAAATCGACGAGTTCCTCAGGAGCGAGCTCAAGGACGCCGGCTATGGCGGAGTCGAGATCCAGAAAACGCCAGTCGGCGCGAGGATAACCGTCTTTGTGACAAGGCCAGGCCTTGTAATCGGCCGCAAGGGAACGGGCATCAAGGACCTTATGGCCAAGATAGAGCAAAAGTTCGGTTTTCCAAACCCGCAGATTTCAGTACTTGAAGTAACAAATCCCGAGCTGAACCCGAACATCATGTGCAACAGGATTGCACAATTGATCGAGCGCGGAACGGCTTTCAGGCGCGCATCAATGTGGGCACTCAACACGATAATGAGCCAAGGAGCACTCGGCGTGGAAGTGACCATTTCAGGCAAGCTGCGCACAGAGCGCGCCCACTTTGAAAAGCACACTGTGGGCGTGGTGCCAAAGAGCGGCGACGTCGCAGGCAAGATTGTCCAGACAGGCGTCTCATCCGTGCTTACAAAGATGGGCCTTATGGGCATACAGCTGCGCATCGCATCAAAGGCAGAGCTACCGCAAGAATTCCAGATGGTCGAAGGCGGAGCACAAGCGGCACAGCAGCCAGCGCAAGAACCGGCCGCAGAAAGAGGGGCGGAGGGAGAAGCAGTAGCGGCGCAAACAGGAGCGGAGACAAATGGCCAGGCTTAA